In Corynebacterium frankenforstense DSM 45800, the DNA window GTCAAGGTCGAGCTCGGCCTGGCCGAAGGCAAACAGGACTACGACAAGCGCCAGGCGATCCGCCGGCGCACCGAGGAGCGCGAGATCACGCGCGAGCTCGGCCGCAAGGTGAAGGGAATGACGGCATGACGGTTCATGTGGTGAAGGTCCACGACCTGCTCGACGGCTCGGCCGAGGCGCCGGGCACCACGGTCCTGGTCGACCGGATCTGGCCGCGCGGGGTGGCCAAGGAGGACCTCGGCCACGACGAGTGGCTCAAGGCCGCCGCGCCCTCGAAGGGGCTGCGCACCTGGTTCGACCACGACCCGGAGAAGTTCGAGGAGTTCACCCGCCGCTACCGTGCCGAGCTCGACGCGGCGTGCACGGACACCGAGACGCAGGACGACGCCCGCAAAGACGTGGCGAAGCTGCTGAAGCTGGCCGGTTCCGGCGACGTGAGCCTGCTGTACGCGGCCCACGACCGCGAGCACAACCACGCGGTCGTGCTCGCGGACTGGATCCGCGACCACGCCTAGCCGGCCGGGTACTCCATCGGGGTGCCGGGGCCGAGCGGCAGGCCGGTGTAGTACCAGGCCAGGAAGAACAGGAACCAGCCGACCATCATGGTGATCGCGTAGGGCAGTGAGAGGCTCATCAGGGTGCCCAGGCCGGCCTTGCGGTAGTACTTCTGCAGGAACATCAGGGCCAGGGCGAAGTAGGGGCTCATCGGGGTGATGATGTTCGCCGGGGAATCGCCGATGCGGTAGAGCATCTGGGTGACCTCGGGGGCGATGCCGACGAGCATGAACATCGGCACCACCACCGGCGCCATGAGCGCCCACTGCGCCGAGCCGGAGGTGATCAGCAGGTTGATGCCCGCGACCAGGAGCACGAACAGCGCGAAGAGCAGCGGCTTGGGCATGTCGATGGCCGTCAGGGCCTCGGAGCCCTTGATGGCGGTCCACTGACCGAGGTTCGACCACTCGAAGTAGGCCAGGAACTGCGAGACCGCGAAGAAGAGCACCATCATCGGCACCAGGGTCTCCAGGCCCTTGGCCATGAAGCGCGGCACGTCGCCGCCGGAGGTGATCGAGCGGGTCACCAGCCCGTAGACGAGGCCGGCCGCGAAGAACATCACGCCGATCACGGCGCCGATGTCGGCGATCAGCACCGAGTCCATCGCGGAGTTGTCCGCGCCGAGGAACGGCGAGCCGGGGATGAACAGCAGCGCGAAGTAGGCCGCGAGCATCGCCAGGATGAACAGGCCGGTGACCTTCAGCCCGCGGATCTCCTCGGCGGCC includes these proteins:
- a CDS encoding DUF488 domain-containing protein, which codes for MTVHVVKVHDLLDGSAEAPGTTVLVDRIWPRGVAKEDLGHDEWLKAAAPSKGLRTWFDHDPEKFEEFTRRYRAELDAACTDTETQDDARKDVAKLLKLAGSGDVSLLYAAHDREHNHAVVLADWIRDHA